A genomic region of Miscanthus floridulus cultivar M001 chromosome 3, ASM1932011v1, whole genome shotgun sequence contains the following coding sequences:
- the LOC136547530 gene encoding uncharacterized protein produces the protein MSSKRRAVGQDDDPRPSLRHCRRHRHAAGRRKHLYLVLDDWNNGFSIHKIDPDSLDDESPAGAGQGQQHLPEPPVLRLESPIGSVPHDRVSFSALGTKMLVFMNHRCALVYDTETAVVSIGPHAPARMLCGSGVTVPAGGMLYALSHRFFDKEDPSSFHVMQQEGGGWSWKTLPEPPPSFTSRQIVVSHALHPDGCTIFMTMADGGTPGEPLGTYSFNTERSEWRSHGDWALPFFGQGYFDSELDAWVGLHWEGYVCSCQVASRSRSSNSESSMILMTKEKLAYDYEDWTDRRGSASLTYMNMMGGTSKFCVVQTMMPDGVDDEDRDYCSARQLRFTMFGLKYDRSGELRITNRRSTRSFLLSRHRYNLFVPFALWI, from the coding sequence ATGTCCAGTAAGCGGCGAGCCGTAGGCCAGGACGACGATCCGAGGCCAAGTctgcgccactgccgccgccatcGACACGCCGCCGGCCGCCGTAAGCACCTGTACCTGGTGCTGGATGACTGGAACAATGGATTCAGTATCCACAAGATTGATCCCGACAGTTTGGATGACGAATCACCTGCCGGTGCCGGGCAGGGGCAGCAGCACCTCCCGGAGCCCCCAGTGCTGCGGCTAGAGTCACCGATCGGCTCCGTACCCCATGACCGTGTGTCCTTCTCCGCGCTAGGCACCAAGATGTTGGTTTTCATGAACCACCGCTGCGCCCTCGTGTATGACACCGAGACGGCGGTGGTGTCCATCGGCCCCCACGCCCCTGCTCGGATGCTGTGCGGCTCCGGCGTCACCGTGCCTGCCGGCGGCATGCTCTACGCACTGTCGCATCGCTTCTTCGACAAGGAGGATCCGAGCTCGTTCCATGTGATGCAGCAGGAGGGCGGCGGCTGGTCCTGGAAGACCCTGCCGGAACCACCACCGTCGTTCACCAGCCGTCAGATTGTCGTCTCCCACGCGCTGCACCCTGACGGATGCACCATCTTCATGACCATGGCTGACGGGGGCACTCCAGGCGAACCATTGGGCACCTACTCCTTCAACACCGAGCGTTCGGAGTGGAGGAGCCATGGGGATTGGGCTCTGCCTTTCTTTGGCCAGGGTTACTTCGACAGCGAGCTGGACGCATGGGTCGGCCTTCACTGGGAGGGCTACGTCTGTTCCTGCCAAGTCGCCTCCCGTTCCCGTAGCAGCAACAGCGAATCATCTATGATCCTAATGACCAAGGAGAAGCTAGCCTACGACTACGAGGACTGGACCGACAGGCGCGGTAGCGCCTCTCTCACCTACATGAACATGATGGGGGGCACAAGCAAGTTTTGCGTTGTACAGACCATGATGCCAGATGGAGTCGACGACGAGGACCGGGACTACTGCTCGGCTCGCCAGCTCCGTTTCACCATGTTTGGCCTCAAGTATGATCGCAGTGGAGAGCTACGCATCACGAATCGCCGCTCCACGCGCTCCTTCCTATTGTCAAGGCATAGATATAACTTATTTGTTCCATTTGCATTATGGATTTAG